The genomic DNA TGAGCTTAAGGTAAGGCTGGATGGGTTTATTACTGGTACTTTGCCGCTGATTAAGAGGCTTGGCGGGGTTAAGTAAATTACCTTGCTGGCTTATTGCCCACTGGCTTTGAGCTGGTGGGCTTTTTTATGCATTCACACAAAGCGGTCTTACGGCTACCTCAATTTCCGACCATGTACTTTCCCTGGCTTTCTTCAGATCATAAGCCTGCTGGAGGTTCATCCAGAACTCTGCTGAAGTTCCAAAGTACCTGCTCAGGCGTAAGGCCGTATCAGAGGTTATCCTTCTT from Desulfonatronovibrio magnus includes the following:
- a CDS encoding HigA family addiction module antitoxin, producing the protein MTSDTALRLSRYFGTSAEFWMNLQQAYDLKKARESTWSEIEVAVRPLCVNA